In Clostridium omnivorum, the DNA window AGATACTTCTTAACATAAAGGAAAAGAAATGTTTGGATTTTTTGAAGTATTCAGATTTTCTTTTGCAGTATAAAAATGATTGGAAAGAAGTATTAACATGGTTTTTATCATATATCCGTGATACAATGATATATAAGGAAACAGGCAGGGAAGACTTAGTAATAAATGTGGATAAAGTTAACTCCATAAAAGACCTAGCCTCTATGTTTTCTTTTAATAAATTAAATGATATTATAGATATTATAAATGAAACAAGAAGAAGACTAGATCACAATGTAAATACGTCATTGGTATTTGAAAATATGTTGGTCAAGTTTCAGGAGGATTAGTTTTATATGATAAAAGTAGTAGGCGTTCGTTTTAAAAAGGCAGGTAAGATTTATTACTTTGATCCTGTGGATATAGATGTAAATAAAGGTGATAGTGTAATAGTAGAAACAGCAAGAGGAATTGAATTTGGCCAATGCGTTGTTGGGCCAAAGGAGATATCTGAAGAGGATATAGTATCACCATTAAAAACTGTTATAAGAAAAGCAACTGAGGAAGACATTGTAAGGCATGCAGAAAATCAGGTAAAGGAAAAAGAGGCCTATAATATTTGTGTTGAAAAAATACAACAGCACAAGCTAGTTATGAAGCTTATTGATGTGGAGTATACTTTCGATAATAATAAAGTTATTTTCTATTTCACTGCAGACGGAAGAGTTGATTTTAGAGAGCTTGTAAAGGATTTAGCCACAGTATTCAGAACTAGAATAGAGCTAAGACAAATAGGGGTGCGTGATGAATCAAAGATGGTAGGGGGGCTTGGTCCTTGCGGAAGACCACTTTGCTGCTCATCCTTCCTGGGAGATTTTGCTCCTGTTTCAATTAAAATGGCAAAGGAACAAAATTTATCGCTAAATCCAACAAAAATATCAGGTATCTGTGGAAGACTTATGTGCTGCTTAAACTATGAACAGGATACCTATGAGGATATCAGAAAGAGACTTCCTAGAGTGGGTTCTATTGTAGAAACACCATTTGGCAATGGAGAAGTAGTAGCTAATAGCGTAGTTAAAGAGTTAGTGAAGGTGAAAATTAGATCCAAAGATGGAGAGGAAGTATTAAGAGAAGTATCGATTAATGAGATTACTTTAGTTTCCGGAAATTATGAGGGTATAATTGAAGAAAATGAAATTAAGATTGAAATAGAAGATGCAGATGTAGATATGAATGAAATAAAGGA includes these proteins:
- a CDS encoding PSP1 domain-containing protein — translated: MIKVVGVRFKKAGKIYYFDPVDIDVNKGDSVIVETARGIEFGQCVVGPKEISEEDIVSPLKTVIRKATEEDIVRHAENQVKEKEAYNICVEKIQQHKLVMKLIDVEYTFDNNKVIFYFTADGRVDFRELVKDLATVFRTRIELRQIGVRDESKMVGGLGPCGRPLCCSSFLGDFAPVSIKMAKEQNLSLNPTKISGICGRLMCCLNYEQDTYEDIRKRLPRVGSIVETPFGNGEVVANSVVKELVKVKIRSKDGEEVLREVSINEITLVSGNYEGIIEENEIKIEIEDADVDMNEIKELFKEN